The Halorientalis sp. IM1011 genome window below encodes:
- a CDS encoding DR2241 family protein, protein MSETAVRRLREAASEDGVDCDGLRVTATGAGYRFRTPDLDREGLSESELETVATDNRAYVTNWDFWTTVAPDSPADRAFLRWLEGADDRSVPERYERLADGIVTEWGQLRLAVDREDDGGRRYEVRHVDDADAPADDLERHDDPLDARAVAKHDERDRYRPLKTAPTLRSGWVFPDLDPRELVSTVDFFYPATVVNWHREREGDLDVDHWRETMGRQSGIYGVIETWDRGEGHDHVNWVAEACCDDSQCLKRREWEYDDETDLDVDGGDGEFPCREPCSLVVSAARQWTKLEGEQSRTYEFELTPSEKEQIEAIVDAVAEGRADEIREADVYDDANRYRARYLRAKLFDDDGNLGGVETED, encoded by the coding sequence ATGAGCGAGACGGCGGTACGCCGGCTACGGGAAGCCGCGAGCGAGGACGGCGTCGACTGTGACGGCCTCCGGGTGACGGCGACGGGGGCTGGCTATCGCTTCCGGACACCCGACCTCGACCGCGAGGGTCTCTCCGAGTCGGAACTGGAAACGGTCGCCACCGACAACCGTGCCTACGTCACAAACTGGGACTTCTGGACCACCGTCGCGCCCGACTCGCCCGCCGACCGGGCGTTCCTGCGCTGGCTCGAAGGTGCCGACGACCGGTCGGTGCCCGAGCGCTACGAGCGACTGGCCGACGGGATCGTCACGGAGTGGGGCCAGTTACGACTCGCCGTCGATCGCGAGGACGACGGCGGCCGCCGATACGAGGTCCGACACGTCGACGACGCCGACGCCCCGGCCGACGATCTGGAACGCCACGACGACCCACTGGACGCGCGGGCGGTTGCGAAACACGACGAGCGCGATCGGTACCGGCCGCTGAAGACCGCGCCGACGCTCCGGTCGGGCTGGGTGTTCCCTGACCTCGACCCCCGGGAACTGGTCAGCACGGTCGATTTCTTCTACCCGGCGACGGTCGTCAACTGGCATCGCGAGCGCGAGGGCGACCTCGACGTGGACCACTGGCGGGAGACGATGGGCCGCCAGTCTGGCATCTACGGCGTCATCGAGACCTGGGACCGGGGCGAGGGACACGATCACGTGAACTGGGTCGCCGAGGCCTGCTGTGACGACTCCCAGTGTCTCAAGCGCCGCGAGTGGGAGTACGACGACGAGACCGACCTCGACGTGGACGGCGGCGACGGTGAATTTCCGTGCCGGGAACCGTGTTCGCTCGTCGTCTCCGCCGCGCGCCAGTGGACGAAACTCGAAGGCGAGCAGTCACGGACCTACGAGTTCGAGTTGACGCCCAGCGAGAAAGAACAGATCGAAGCGATCGTCGACGCCGTCGCCGAGGGCCGCGCCGACGAGATCCGCGAGGCCGACGTGTACGACGACGCCAACCGCTATCGCGCCCGCTACCTCCGGGCGAAACTGTTCGACGACGACGGGAACCTCGGCGGCGTCGAAACGGAGGACTAG
- a CDS encoding methytransferase partner Trm112 — translation MREDLMDIICCPLDKHELDLEVIRRDDDEIMEGRLVCTECGEEYPIEDGIPNLLPPDMREESPA, via the coding sequence ATGCGCGAGGATCTGATGGACATCATCTGCTGTCCACTCGACAAGCACGAACTCGACCTGGAGGTCATCCGACGGGACGACGACGAGATCATGGAGGGGCGACTGGTCTGTACAGAGTGCGGCGAAGAGTACCCTATCGAGGACGGGATCCCGAACCTGCTGCCGCCGGACATGCGCGAGGAGTCCCCGGCCTAG
- a CDS encoding helix-turn-helix domain-containing protein has protein sequence MSEDWELAEVLDLLSDEYARSILAATSVEPMSAKQLSEQCNASLPTVYRRIEWLQEYELIEERTKVELSGNHHKVYSATLDEFSMDLEDGGYEATIERTSRAEFPGEDAEDTADRFTKMWENL, from the coding sequence GTGAGTGAGGATTGGGAGCTGGCCGAGGTCCTCGACCTGCTCAGCGACGAGTACGCCCGCTCAATCCTCGCGGCAACGAGTGTCGAACCCATGTCCGCCAAACAGCTCTCCGAACAGTGCAACGCGTCCCTCCCGACGGTCTACCGACGGATCGAGTGGCTCCAGGAGTACGAGCTGATCGAGGAACGCACGAAAGTCGAACTGAGCGGCAACCACCACAAGGTGTACTCGGCGACTCTCGACGAGTTCTCGATGGACTTAGAGGACGGCGGCTACGAGGCCACCATCGAACGGACCTCGCGGGCCGAATTCCCCGGCGAGGACGCCGAGGACACCGCCGACCGGTTCACCAAAATGTGGGAGAACCTATAA
- a CDS encoding CbiX/SirB N-terminal domain-containing protein, translating to MQALVIAAHGSHLNAESSTPTFDHADTIRRSGAFDEVRESFWKEEPHFREALRTLESDEVYLVPLFVSEGYFTEQVIPREFRLDEWDVEQWDSDGTGATHTTLTATDTGQTVHYCGPVGTHDAMSDVIVQRAESVTGDPEVGDGFGLAVVGHGTERNENSAKAIEYHADNIRSRDRFDEVKALYMDEDPEVDDVTDFFSATDVVVVPLFIADGYHTQEDIPEDMGLTDDYRKGWDTPAEVDGHRIWYSGAVGTEPLLADVVLERAADAGADVREAIERVREETGGGRVTADD from the coding sequence ATGCAAGCGCTGGTCATCGCGGCCCACGGCTCACACCTCAACGCCGAGTCGAGCACGCCGACGTTCGACCACGCCGACACGATCCGGCGGTCGGGCGCGTTCGACGAGGTCCGCGAGAGCTTCTGGAAGGAGGAACCCCACTTCCGGGAAGCCCTCCGGACGCTCGAATCCGACGAGGTGTATCTGGTGCCGCTGTTCGTCAGCGAGGGGTACTTCACCGAGCAGGTGATCCCGCGGGAGTTCCGACTGGACGAGTGGGACGTCGAGCAGTGGGACTCGGACGGTACCGGCGCGACCCACACCACGCTGACGGCGACGGACACGGGCCAGACCGTCCACTACTGCGGCCCGGTCGGCACCCACGACGCGATGAGCGACGTGATCGTCCAGCGCGCCGAGTCGGTCACCGGCGACCCCGAGGTCGGCGACGGCTTTGGCCTCGCCGTCGTCGGCCACGGCACCGAGCGCAACGAGAACTCGGCGAAGGCCATCGAGTACCACGCCGACAACATCCGGTCCCGGGACCGCTTCGACGAGGTCAAAGCGCTCTACATGGACGAAGATCCCGAAGTCGACGACGTGACGGACTTCTTCTCCGCTACGGACGTGGTGGTCGTCCCCCTCTTCATCGCCGACGGCTACCACACGCAGGAGGACATCCCCGAGGACATGGGCCTGACCGACGACTACCGCAAAGGGTGGGACACGCCCGCGGAGGTCGACGGCCACCGGATCTGGTACTCCGGGGCGGTCGGCACCGAACCGCTGCTGGCCGACGTGGTTCTCGAACGCGCGGCCGACGCCGGGGCGGACGTGCGCGAGGCCATCGAGCGGGTCCGCGAGGAGACCGGGGGCGGGCGGGTTACCGCGGACGATTGA
- a CDS encoding outer membrane lipoprotein carrier protein LolA produces MSIEKPSTTTVALVVGVLAVAAGVGAVGLLTTDGEASPPVGHNASDRYADLDGMTATVETTVERGDERNRTVRAMAMRPGTGQVRLGPAGNTTANDTVVVANGSTKWSYDPETRLVSRTDASALGERLRTRGERIEALFDRATESGGTETAADERTPGVSPLPAVPHAPDTPDAPATNRSDGQFAVTYDGTATVSGREVHVLHVRPREGAKTNVSQTLWVDAEWFAPLKYRTEWIDDGEPVTTTVEYRNVTFEPGLEDDTFAYEPPENAALVTPNLGENAAERVLSLDGVRATVTMNVTNLFDDGNGSNVTDGDGRVRFAQRMRTIPGTGKARYESANGTFTDQGNDLTVSNGSVTWSYDRDANNVTRTEGVGAVDTRGQYEGIEQLFARLNRTRTTPDDDGTGPSPGLTPVPGASVAGSVGPPGAPSGEFGVSLDRAERVAGRTAYVLEIRPKPDDDASASGFTNYTRTLWIDAETFFVVQQRTEFGPPDDRTVSVVTYRNLTYTDGFEPGTFTFDPPENATVTEPTVGSSDRYETREATAANAPVDVPNPTVPPDFTFASGRVTDVSEYQGVTLVYRNETSRLRVTFQPNFEATANWTNGTDVGREIRIGNRTGRYLRSGSTRTVTWSCSGHRYSVAGRFVSKPLLVTVAESIRCE; encoded by the coding sequence ATGTCGATCGAGAAGCCCTCCACCACGACGGTCGCCCTCGTCGTCGGCGTCCTCGCGGTCGCCGCAGGCGTCGGTGCCGTCGGACTGTTGACGACCGACGGAGAGGCGTCGCCGCCCGTCGGACACAATGCGTCGGACCGCTACGCCGACCTCGACGGGATGACGGCGACGGTCGAAACGACGGTCGAACGCGGCGACGAACGGAATCGGACGGTCCGAGCGATGGCCATGCGCCCCGGGACGGGACAGGTCAGGCTGGGACCGGCCGGGAACACGACGGCGAACGACACCGTCGTCGTCGCGAACGGCTCGACGAAGTGGTCTTACGACCCCGAAACGCGACTGGTGAGCCGAACCGACGCCAGCGCATTGGGCGAGCGACTGCGAACCCGCGGGGAGCGCATCGAAGCCCTGTTCGACCGGGCGACCGAGTCCGGCGGGACCGAAACCGCAGCCGACGAGCGGACGCCGGGTGTCTCGCCGCTGCCGGCCGTGCCCCACGCTCCCGACACGCCCGACGCGCCCGCGACCAACCGTAGCGACGGACAGTTCGCGGTGACCTACGACGGCACCGCGACGGTGTCCGGTCGCGAGGTGCACGTCCTCCACGTGCGTCCGCGAGAGGGGGCGAAGACCAACGTCTCACAGACGCTGTGGGTCGACGCCGAGTGGTTCGCCCCGCTGAAGTACCGGACCGAGTGGATCGACGACGGCGAGCCGGTCACCACGACCGTCGAGTACCGGAACGTGACCTTCGAGCCCGGACTCGAAGACGACACCTTCGCGTACGAACCGCCCGAGAACGCGGCACTGGTCACACCGAACCTCGGCGAGAACGCCGCCGAACGGGTCCTGTCCCTCGACGGCGTCCGGGCGACGGTGACGATGAACGTCACCAACCTGTTCGACGACGGTAACGGGTCGAACGTGACCGACGGCGACGGGCGAGTCCGGTTCGCCCAGCGGATGCGGACGATACCGGGCACCGGAAAGGCCCGCTACGAGTCGGCGAACGGCACGTTCACGGACCAGGGTAACGACCTGACGGTCTCGAACGGGTCCGTGACGTGGAGCTACGACCGCGACGCAAACAACGTGACCCGGACAGAGGGAGTCGGCGCCGTCGACACCCGTGGACAGTACGAGGGGATCGAACAGCTGTTCGCCCGGCTGAACCGGACGCGAACGACGCCCGACGACGATGGAACCGGCCCGTCGCCCGGACTCACACCGGTTCCCGGAGCGAGCGTCGCCGGAAGCGTCGGACCGCCGGGCGCCCCCTCGGGCGAGTTCGGGGTGTCGCTCGACCGAGCCGAACGCGTCGCGGGCCGGACGGCCTACGTCCTCGAGATCAGGCCGAAACCGGACGACGACGCGTCGGCGTCGGGGTTCACGAACTACACGCGGACGCTGTGGATCGACGCCGAGACGTTCTTCGTGGTCCAACAGCGTACCGAGTTCGGGCCGCCGGACGACCGGACGGTCTCGGTCGTCACGTACCGCAACCTGACGTACACCGACGGCTTCGAGCCCGGGACGTTCACCTTCGACCCGCCGGAGAACGCCACGGTCACCGAACCCACGGTGGGGAGCAGTGACCGGTACGAGACCCGCGAGGCGACGGCCGCGAACGCCCCGGTCGACGTGCCGAACCCCACGGTACCCCCGGACTTCACGTTCGCGAGCGGACGGGTCACGGACGTGAGCGAGTACCAGGGTGTTACGCTGGTCTATCGCAACGAGACGTCACGGCTCCGGGTCACGTTCCAGCCGAACTTCGAGGCGACTGCCAACTGGACCAACGGGACCGACGTCGGTCGGGAGATACGGATCGGGAACCGGACGGGGCGGTACCTCCGGAGCGGGTCGACCCGGACCGTCACGTGGAGCTGTTCGGGACACCGCTACAGCGTCGCCGGGCGGTTCGTCTCGAAGCCGCTACTGGTCACGGTCGCCGAATCGATCCGGTGTGAGTGA
- a CDS encoding outer membrane lipoprotein carrier protein LolA, producing the protein MSRGTATTRQVLVGACLVVLVVGVLLVGVWSSVSPAENATQQIGANASERYATIEGLNATRTTINREGDEVRRSVLRVSMRPGTDRFRRELLSGQHRRHDLTVSNGSMMWWRNRSSGAVERLRLSNPTESADSQGERIERLFSRLNVTGETDRTAATPTPGIDPLPAVPQNGGAPDGQATGDLDEIGAAAFAVSYNGTDTLDGRTVYVLEITARNDSRVGGYRQTLWVDAERFFPLKRHTEWRADGERHALTVRYENVTFDPGLDESTFRFDPDANVSVEREDTPRRDFYASTPALRRTTNISVPEPDLPPTFRLAYASRTESQRLTGIGLKYVNASMEISVSKNRGYFYPPTPDWSTQVAGHQVNVSTGYTNYASWECGEYDYQVSGHAVPPVLLVEIAGSVGCE; encoded by the coding sequence ATGTCCCGCGGTACCGCTACCACCAGACAGGTCCTCGTCGGAGCCTGTCTGGTAGTGCTCGTCGTCGGCGTGCTCCTCGTCGGGGTCTGGTCGTCGGTCAGCCCCGCCGAAAACGCGACACAGCAGATCGGTGCGAACGCATCGGAGCGGTACGCGACGATCGAGGGGCTCAACGCGACCCGGACCACGATCAACAGGGAAGGCGACGAGGTCAGGCGGTCGGTGCTACGCGTCTCCATGCGACCAGGCACAGATCGGTTCCGCCGGGAACTGCTCTCCGGACAGCACCGCCGACACGACCTGACCGTGTCCAACGGCTCCATGATGTGGTGGCGAAACCGGTCCTCCGGGGCCGTCGAGCGGCTTCGCCTGAGTAACCCGACCGAGTCGGCCGACAGCCAGGGAGAACGCATCGAACGACTGTTCTCCCGGCTGAACGTGACCGGAGAGACGGACCGGACCGCCGCGACGCCGACGCCCGGGATCGATCCGCTGCCGGCCGTCCCGCAGAATGGCGGCGCACCGGACGGGCAGGCCACCGGCGACCTCGACGAGATCGGGGCGGCGGCCTTCGCCGTCAGTTACAACGGGACCGACACCCTCGACGGCCGGACGGTCTACGTCCTGGAGATCACCGCACGGAACGACTCCCGGGTCGGTGGCTACCGGCAGACCCTCTGGGTCGACGCCGAGCGGTTCTTCCCGCTGAAGCGCCACACGGAGTGGCGGGCCGACGGGGAGCGCCACGCCCTGACGGTGCGCTACGAGAACGTCACCTTCGACCCGGGACTCGACGAGTCGACCTTCCGGTTCGACCCGGACGCGAACGTCTCGGTCGAGCGGGAGGACACGCCACGACGGGATTTCTACGCGTCGACGCCGGCACTCCGACGGACGACCAATATCTCGGTTCCGGAACCGGACCTCCCGCCGACCTTCCGCCTCGCGTACGCTTCGAGGACCGAGAGCCAGCGACTCACGGGCATCGGGCTGAAGTACGTCAACGCGAGCATGGAGATCTCCGTCTCGAAGAACCGGGGGTATTTCTACCCGCCGACGCCCGACTGGTCGACGCAGGTGGCCGGCCACCAGGTGAACGTGAGTACCGGCTACACGAACTACGCCTCGTGGGAGTGTGGCGAGTACGACTATCAGGTGTCCGGTCACGCCGTCCCCCCGGTGCTACTGGTCGAGATCGCCGGCTCGGTCGGCTGTGAGTGA